The proteins below are encoded in one region of Myxococcales bacterium:
- the queA gene encoding tRNA preQ1(34) S-adenosylmethionine ribosyltransferase-isomerase QueA translates to MLASELDYVLPEQLIARYPSPERDGARLLVVDETTNRVVHRKMIELPKLIKKALFVFNNTKVIPARLHGSKEGSGGKVEVLLCELLSKDGHSEIWRCMAASSKPFRHDQQLTFKNTLRARVVELLDGGFVILSFYLENGEAPARVLQDIGELPLPPYLGRVADDDDAARYQTVFAKEAGAVAAPTAGLHFSQRLLTLLEKEGHQTSYVTLHVGPGTFMPLRVEDLRVHTMHSESYVVPEKTVMAIEQAKADGRPVVAVGTTVARSLESAGRADGSIKSGSGRSELFIYPPYDFKVVDVLLTNFHLPRSTLLALVMAKAGKDLIRKAYAEAIKEQYRFYSYGDAMVLAAAKDLDIIND, encoded by the coding sequence ATGCTGGCAAGTGAACTCGACTATGTTCTTCCGGAGCAGCTGATTGCTCGCTATCCATCGCCGGAACGCGATGGAGCGCGTTTGCTTGTGGTTGATGAGACAACTAATCGAGTTGTTCATCGCAAAATGATCGAGTTGCCCAAATTGATCAAAAAAGCTTTGTTTGTTTTCAATAACACCAAGGTGATTCCTGCACGTTTGCATGGCAGCAAAGAGGGTAGCGGCGGAAAAGTCGAAGTGCTGCTCTGCGAACTGCTTTCAAAGGACGGTCACTCTGAAATATGGCGTTGTATGGCGGCTTCATCCAAACCGTTTCGTCATGATCAGCAATTGACCTTCAAAAACACTTTGCGCGCGCGTGTAGTGGAGCTGCTCGATGGTGGTTTTGTAATCTTGTCGTTTTACTTGGAGAATGGAGAAGCGCCTGCTCGGGTTCTGCAAGACATCGGCGAACTTCCGCTGCCTCCGTATTTAGGACGCGTAGCGGATGATGACGATGCCGCGCGGTATCAAACCGTATTTGCTAAAGAAGCGGGCGCTGTGGCAGCGCCTACCGCAGGTCTGCATTTTTCGCAGCGATTGCTGACGTTGCTGGAAAAAGAAGGGCATCAAACTTCGTATGTGACGCTGCATGTGGGTCCAGGCACCTTTATGCCGCTGCGTGTTGAGGACCTTCGGGTTCATACGATGCATAGCGAATCCTATGTTGTGCCTGAAAAGACGGTTATGGCCATTGAGCAAGCCAAGGCGGATGGACGACCGGTCGTGGCTGTCGGCACGACGGTGGCACGAAGTCTTGAAAGCGCAGGACGAGCTGATGGGAGCATAAAAAGCGGCTCCGGACGAAGTGAGCTTTTTATCTATCCTCCCTATGACTTTAAAGTGGTCGATGTTTTGCTTACTAATTTTCATCTACCCCGCTCGACCTTGCTTGCGCTAGTGATGGCTAAAGCGGGTAAAGATCTCATCCGAAAGGCCTATGCTGAAGCGATCAAAGAGCAGTACCGTTTTTACAGCTACGGAGACGCCATGGTGTTAGCCGCAGCCAAGGACTTGGATATAATCAATGACTGA
- a CDS encoding peptidyl-prolyl cis-trans isomerase, with protein MSALCDQPNTMRLVVGTVAWLWVAACAAQTHTLLQSSQTESQCALSPQKLRTLLPEQVLLQYLAALSEEERMHYQSPLQKAQLRCEMAVERLLSTEAKRRHLDRNAKVKRGYQQLLARTLSEQEFSVLADSEISDAEVNAYYEAHQEEFIRPPKRRARFIILDSPIKARRVLGLALRASDRGFAQLARRMSDDRRNRNTKGKGPWMYPDNNWIDPAIVAAAFALEKEGQIWPKPVQLSDERFAVVRLVGIGEAEEMELDEVADAIRSRIRHETLQKTRRQFLKKLAD; from the coding sequence ATGTCTGCTTTGTGCGATCAACCAAACACGATGCGTTTAGTGGTTGGAACGGTTGCGTGGTTGTGGGTTGCAGCGTGCGCAGCGCAAACGCATACTTTGCTTCAATCTAGCCAGACGGAGTCTCAGTGTGCCTTGAGCCCTCAGAAACTTCGCACGCTTTTGCCAGAGCAAGTGCTGCTTCAATACCTGGCAGCGCTAAGCGAAGAAGAGCGCATGCACTACCAAAGTCCGCTCCAAAAAGCTCAGTTGCGCTGCGAGATGGCAGTGGAGCGTTTGCTGAGCACAGAAGCCAAGCGTCGTCATTTGGATCGGAATGCTAAGGTCAAGCGGGGGTATCAGCAGTTGCTTGCACGCACACTTTCGGAGCAGGAGTTTTCCGTTCTGGCCGACAGCGAGATTAGCGATGCTGAAGTAAACGCGTACTATGAAGCGCACCAAGAGGAATTCATTCGTCCGCCCAAGCGTCGTGCGCGTTTCATTATTTTGGATAGTCCTATCAAGGCACGTCGTGTGCTTGGGCTTGCCTTGCGGGCCAGCGACCGGGGCTTTGCGCAACTTGCCAGGCGCATGTCCGACGATCGACGAAACCGAAATACCAAAGGTAAAGGCCCCTGGATGTATCCGGACAACAACTGGATCGATCCAGCCATCGTGGCCGCGGCCTTTGCTTTAGAAAAAGAAGGTCAGATCTGGCCTAAGCCAGTGCAACTTAGCGACGAGCGTTTTGCCGTGGTTCGCCTCGTGGGTATCGGCGAAGCGGAGGAGATGGAGCTTGATGAAGTAGCCGATGCGATTCGAAGCCGCATAAGGCACGAAACCCTGCAAAAAACACGCCGCCAATTCCTAAAAAAACTCGCCGACTAG
- the dapB gene encoding 4-hydroxy-tetrahydrodipicolinate reductase, which produces MSKVSVAVVGAAGRMGRAVISLVLESELFSLVGALDSKHGDWIGRDAGELSGLSACGVLVSSEIPNFLDGADVVVDFSTPDSTEAILAACIERKIPVVVGTTGLSEQSMSLANQAAKQCAVIVAPNYSEGVTVLFYLAEIASRLLGEFDAEIVEMHHRHKIDAPSGTALGLAKAVARARELGPDSFVSERKGQLVLAAKRKLALWPYVAVVSWGITRCA; this is translated from the coding sequence ATGTCTAAGGTTTCCGTTGCCGTGGTAGGTGCAGCCGGGCGCATGGGCCGTGCGGTGATCTCTCTTGTGCTCGAATCAGAGCTTTTTTCTCTTGTTGGAGCGCTTGATTCAAAACATGGCGATTGGATCGGTCGCGATGCTGGTGAGCTATCAGGTCTTAGCGCTTGTGGTGTGCTCGTAAGTTCCGAGATACCGAATTTTCTTGATGGTGCAGATGTGGTTGTTGATTTCAGCACACCCGATTCGACCGAAGCGATTTTAGCGGCGTGTATCGAACGCAAAATTCCGGTAGTCGTTGGCACAACCGGACTGAGCGAGCAAAGTATGAGCTTGGCAAATCAAGCAGCTAAGCAGTGTGCCGTTATCGTCGCTCCAAACTATAGCGAGGGTGTCACCGTGCTGTTTTATTTGGCTGAGATAGCATCTCGCTTGCTCGGCGAATTCGATGCCGAGATCGTGGAAATGCACCATCGTCACAAAATCGATGCCCCAAGCGGCACGGCATTGGGTTTGGCAAAGGCTGTGGCGCGGGCGCGAGAACTTGGTCCCGATTCTTTCGTTAGCGAGCGAAAAGGGCAATTGGTGCTCGCCGCAAAGAGGAAATTGGCGTTATGGCCTTACGTGGCGGTGGTGTCGTGGGGGATCACACGCTGTGCCTAG
- a CDS encoding 4-hydroxy-tetrahydrodipicolinate synthase, protein MFKGAITALITPMKDSGVDEGALRELVDWQIAEGIDALAPVGTTGEGATLTDAEHAKVIKTVVEQAKGRIPILAGAGTVSTHHTIELSRSAKEAGADGLLLVTPYYNRPSPEGLVAHYSAVLREVSLPTVLYNVPKRTGTNMSLEVIEQLLKFKDVVAVKEASGDVSQAQQMVMRFGDRIAVLCGDDALCLPFLSIGARGVVSVSSNVAPKAVKEVVEFHAAGQHEKALRRHQQLLALHHALFLESSPGPVKAMLADQGRVAAEIRLPLVMPSEATLAAVKRALKQVEEGKDV, encoded by the coding sequence ATGTTTAAAGGAGCAATTACAGCCCTGATTACCCCTATGAAAGATTCAGGGGTGGACGAAGGTGCGCTGCGCGAGCTGGTGGACTGGCAAATTGCCGAGGGCATTGATGCGCTTGCCCCTGTCGGAACCACGGGCGAGGGCGCAACACTCACTGATGCTGAACATGCCAAAGTCATTAAAACGGTGGTCGAGCAAGCTAAAGGCAGGATTCCAATCCTTGCAGGTGCAGGCACTGTTTCGACACATCACACAATTGAGCTTAGCCGATCTGCAAAAGAAGCGGGTGCGGATGGTCTGTTGTTGGTGACGCCTTATTACAATCGCCCCTCTCCCGAAGGCTTGGTGGCGCACTACAGTGCGGTGCTTCGCGAAGTGTCCTTGCCAACCGTGCTTTATAACGTGCCGAAGCGAACGGGCACGAATATGAGTCTTGAGGTGATTGAGCAGCTTTTGAAATTCAAAGACGTTGTTGCCGTTAAAGAAGCCAGCGGAGATGTGAGCCAAGCGCAGCAGATGGTGATGCGTTTTGGCGATCGAATCGCCGTGCTATGTGGCGATGATGCGCTGTGCTTGCCGTTTCTTTCGATAGGCGCACGGGGCGTCGTGAGCGTGAGTTCAAACGTAGCGCCAAAGGCTGTTAAAGAGGTCGTAGAGTTCCATGCGGCTGGCCAGCACGAAAAAGCGCTTCGGCGCCATCAGCAATTGCTAGCTTTACATCACGCTCTCTTTCTTGAAAGCAGTCCCGGACCAGTTAAGGCCATGCTTGCGGATCAAGGTCGGGTAGCCGCAGAAATACGCCTGCCTTTGGTGATGCCATCCGAGGCTACTTTGGCTGCGGTCAAACGAGCGCTGAAGCAAGTCGAGGAAGGCAAAGATGTCTAA
- a CDS encoding M3 family metallopeptidase → MNANNPFIALAFEIPFERIMATELEPAFDELLERAEERLLAIEGLTSPLTFSSVMMALQDATLELEQAMTIVGHLESVNSSPELRQAYNAIQPKVAEFFAAIPLRDGLWKVIRAYSETDDAKSIDPIEQRYLHKTLDDFRRHGADLDESHKQELRKLVSELAKLSAEFSQNVVAATAEFSLHLETKDELKGLPASVLGMLAQEAANRKLSGYVLSLQSPVVTAVLRYADSAALRETIYRTFSTRAAQSNAPLIEKMLLLRQAQAKLLGYADFSDFVSEDRMAKTGTQARHFVEDLRARIWPFFEKENQELEDFAKSLADFEQPIEPWDLEYLAERWRRSHYDFDGDQLRSFFALDKVFSGMFEVAHRLYGITVRANDTLPVWHSEVRSFDILDEQGSKLASFYADLFPRPEKRDGAWMNSFVTGGPLGRGSARSEQHSEERFRPHLALMCANLSRPVGDAPALLTHREVQTMFHEFGHLLHHCLSRVPVRELAGTNVAWDFVELPSQIMENWCWQRQALDTFARHYQSDETIDAALYEKMIQARNYRAANAALRQLCFATLDLDLHQRYALNPTHDVLVYARSVMQEFTPAALPTDYAMLAGFGHLFSSPVGYAAGYYSYKWAEVLDADAFSRFQNEGIFNRDTGMAFRRAVLEKGNSKDPADLFADFMGRAPSLDALLKREGLSA, encoded by the coding sequence ATGAACGCAAACAATCCTTTTATAGCACTTGCTTTTGAAATTCCTTTTGAGCGTATCATGGCGACTGAGCTTGAGCCCGCCTTCGATGAGTTGCTGGAGCGAGCAGAAGAGCGGCTGCTTGCGATTGAAGGGCTCACTTCGCCACTTACTTTTTCATCGGTGATGATGGCGCTTCAGGACGCGACCTTGGAGCTTGAGCAAGCCATGACCATCGTCGGGCATCTTGAGTCGGTCAATAGCAGTCCCGAGCTTCGTCAGGCGTACAACGCAATTCAACCCAAAGTGGCCGAGTTTTTTGCAGCGATTCCCTTGCGTGATGGTCTGTGGAAAGTAATTCGTGCTTATTCAGAAACAGACGATGCCAAGAGCATTGATCCGATTGAGCAGCGCTACCTTCACAAAACGCTCGATGATTTCAGAAGGCATGGTGCAGATTTAGATGAATCGCACAAGCAAGAGCTGCGCAAGCTGGTATCCGAATTGGCAAAGCTTTCTGCCGAGTTTTCGCAGAACGTCGTTGCCGCAACGGCAGAGTTTTCGCTTCATCTTGAGACAAAGGACGAGCTGAAGGGGCTGCCTGCTTCGGTGCTCGGCATGCTCGCGCAGGAAGCTGCAAATCGTAAGCTTAGCGGCTATGTGCTTAGTTTGCAGAGTCCGGTGGTAACGGCGGTGCTCCGTTATGCCGATTCAGCGGCTCTTCGTGAGACGATTTATCGCACCTTTAGCACTCGAGCAGCACAAAGCAATGCCCCTCTCATTGAAAAGATGCTTTTGCTACGTCAGGCGCAGGCGAAGCTACTTGGCTATGCTGATTTTTCGGATTTCGTGAGCGAAGACCGTATGGCCAAAACAGGAACGCAAGCACGTCACTTTGTAGAGGACCTTCGCGCTCGCATCTGGCCATTCTTCGAAAAAGAAAACCAAGAGCTTGAGGACTTTGCCAAAAGCCTGGCGGACTTTGAGCAGCCCATCGAGCCTTGGGATCTTGAATACTTGGCCGAACGTTGGCGACGGTCGCACTACGATTTTGATGGCGATCAACTGCGTTCGTTTTTTGCTTTGGATAAGGTCTTTTCGGGCATGTTTGAAGTGGCGCATCGTTTGTATGGTATTACGGTTCGCGCAAACGACACCTTGCCGGTGTGGCATAGCGAAGTTCGTTCGTTTGACATACTCGATGAGCAGGGGAGCAAGCTTGCTTCGTTTTATGCCGATTTGTTTCCGCGGCCTGAAAAGCGCGACGGAGCCTGGATGAACTCCTTTGTCACTGGCGGGCCACTCGGGCGCGGGTCGGCGCGGAGCGAGCAGCACAGCGAAGAGAGGTTTCGTCCTCATCTTGCTTTGATGTGTGCGAATTTGTCACGTCCAGTAGGCGATGCGCCGGCGCTACTGACCCATCGCGAAGTGCAAACCATGTTTCATGAGTTTGGTCACTTGCTGCATCATTGCTTGAGTCGCGTGCCCGTACGTGAGCTTGCCGGGACCAATGTAGCGTGGGACTTTGTCGAGCTTCCATCGCAAATTATGGAAAACTGGTGCTGGCAGCGCCAGGCTCTCGATACCTTTGCTCGGCACTACCAAAGCGATGAAACGATAGACGCTGCTTTGTATGAAAAGATGATCCAGGCGCGAAACTATCGTGCAGCCAATGCCGCCCTTAGACAGCTTTGTTTTGCAACGCTCGATCTTGATCTGCACCAGCGTTATGCCCTTAATCCCACACATGACGTGCTCGTCTATGCACGAAGTGTTATGCAAGAATTTACGCCAGCGGCTTTGCCTACGGACTACGCGATGCTTGCAGGTTTTGGTCACCTTTTTTCAAGCCCGGTGGGTTATGCCGCGGGCTACTACAGCTACAAGTGGGCCGAAGTGCTTGATGCGGACGCATTTTCCCGCTTTCAAAATGAAGGCATATTCAACCGTGACACCGGAATGGCTTTTCGACGGGCTGTGTTAGAGAAAGGGAATAGTAAAGATCCAGCCGATCTTTTCGCTGACTTTATGGGCCGCGCGCCCAGTCTTGATGCGCTTTTGAAGCGCGAGGGTCTCAGCGCGTAG
- the lipB gene encoding lipoyl(octanoyl) transferase LipB — MSERVLRVRQLGRLAYGKALMLQQRLHEERIAGRGQDTLLLVEHDPVITLGRAAKAANVLLSPERLKERGVELFETGRGGDVTYHGPGQVVAYPIVNLKPERCDVRRYVSDLEECMIRVCAEYGISAGRIKGLNGTWVAERKIGAVGVRISRWVTMHGLAFNVHTNLKDFEMIVPFGIADKSVTSLSQELRREVVLAEVQEKLARNLASILGASLQWDDEPIAQPDKSGIKIA; from the coding sequence ATGAGCGAGCGAGTTTTACGGGTGCGGCAACTTGGACGCCTCGCTTATGGCAAGGCTCTTATGCTGCAGCAGCGTTTGCACGAAGAGCGGATTGCTGGACGGGGCCAAGATACCTTGCTGCTCGTTGAGCATGATCCGGTAATCACTTTAGGCCGTGCGGCAAAAGCCGCAAATGTTTTGCTTAGTCCCGAACGCTTGAAAGAACGAGGCGTTGAACTGTTTGAAACGGGCCGCGGTGGCGATGTGACCTACCATGGTCCCGGTCAAGTGGTGGCTTATCCAATTGTGAATCTCAAGCCCGAGCGCTGTGATGTGCGGCGCTATGTTTCTGATCTTGAAGAGTGCATGATTCGAGTGTGCGCTGAGTACGGCATTAGCGCAGGCCGCATTAAGGGATTGAACGGCACCTGGGTAGCAGAGCGAAAAATCGGTGCTGTCGGTGTGCGCATTAGCCGTTGGGTGACCATGCATGGCCTGGCTTTTAACGTGCATACGAACCTAAAAGACTTTGAAATGATCGTGCCCTTCGGCATTGCCGATAAGAGTGTGACTTCGCTCAGTCAAGAGCTCAGGCGCGAGGTCGTGCTCGCTGAAGTGCAAGAAAAGCTTGCGCGCAATTTGGCAAGCATCCTTGGCGCAAGCCTTCAGTGGGACGATGAGCCAATAGCTCAACCTGACAAAAGTGGCATAAAAATTGCGTAA
- a CDS encoding zinc ribbon domain-containing protein — MSGAIQICPGCGASVDADSKFCGSCGSHLTGRLATQTKASGRSLAFGARTVLGMPAAPQVPPPPKTAPAEPSKPKSEKGATDGKSTPSSDRNAEQETKGDHTLAGFPIPALPVTGDATASTQGPISDLPNHASPLTHAPFEPEVSWGAKPADGDFPELTEGQPPHHSQAKAFAFIKGLKLVFALALVCLALFASWQWWQRHRLGLEVVIEQSDVGQALRVKPLRFVRGSRVRFGNVERMLSAQGAFFRRRRLAECGRKQGVVDRHWPTRHKKRVSGFRRGAFPSAFG, encoded by the coding sequence ATGTCCGGTGCGATTCAGATTTGCCCAGGTTGTGGCGCTAGCGTGGATGCAGACTCCAAGTTTTGCGGCTCGTGTGGAAGTCATCTCACCGGGCGGCTTGCCACCCAAACCAAAGCCTCGGGCCGCAGCCTCGCTTTTGGTGCTCGGACCGTGTTGGGTATGCCCGCAGCTCCGCAAGTTCCACCCCCCCCCAAAACAGCACCCGCAGAACCTTCCAAGCCGAAATCAGAAAAGGGAGCGACCGACGGAAAGTCAACGCCGTCTTCCGATCGCAATGCTGAGCAAGAGACAAAGGGTGACCATACACTTGCCGGATTTCCAATTCCGGCATTACCAGTAACCGGCGATGCCACAGCGAGCACGCAAGGTCCTATTTCCGATCTGCCAAACCATGCAAGTCCGTTGACCCACGCGCCCTTTGAGCCCGAAGTGTCATGGGGAGCAAAGCCTGCGGACGGTGATTTTCCGGAGCTCACCGAGGGGCAGCCGCCTCACCATTCGCAAGCCAAAGCGTTTGCTTTTATCAAAGGCTTGAAACTCGTCTTTGCGCTTGCACTCGTTTGTCTTGCGTTATTTGCATCGTGGCAATGGTGGCAACGGCACCGGCTTGGTCTTGAAGTGGTGATTGAGCAGTCCGACGTCGGGCAGGCCTTGCGCGTCAAGCCGCTACGCTTCGTGCGCGGTAGTCGTGTGCGTTTTGGCAACGTTGAACGCATGCTTTCTGCACAGGGTGCGTTTTTCCGTCGACGCAGACTCGCTGAATGTGGGCGTAAACAAGGTGTTGTTGACCGTCATTGGCCCACGCGGCACAAAAAGAGAGTTTCAGGCTTCCGTCGTGGTGCCTTTCCGAGTGCGTTTGGATAA
- the purH gene encoding bifunctional phosphoribosylaminoimidazolecarboxamide formyltransferase/IMP cyclohydrolase has translation MADVKRALVSVSDKTGIVEFAQDLSKLGVEILSTGGTAKALKEAGVSVIEVSQYTESPEVMDGRVKTLHPRVHGAILMRDTDADRKELASLGGKAIDLVVVNLYPFQNTVQRGAAHAEIVENIDIGGPSMLRSAAKNYARVVVVVDPADYSSISAEIKQKGQLSDEKREALAAKAFAHTAAYDGHIASYFASRQSDSAQGFPERLELSFQKGYDLRYGENPHQKAAFYAESSAPAGSLARAKSVGAGGKELSFNNFVDVEAALDAVREFERPAAVVVKHTNPCGVAEAETLEQAYRASREADALSAFGGIVALNRRVDAKTAAMLTETFLECVVAPDFDEAALELLHKKANLRLLATGSWLGSDHEALQYKRIGGGLVVQERDRSGIAEALQGKCATKRQATDSEKQALDFAWRVCKHVKSNAIVLAKAEPILRTVGVGAGQMSRVISVELAADKAGHEAKGSVLASDAFFPFPDGVEKAAAAGISAIVQPGGSKKDNDVIAAADAAGIAMLMTGVRHFRH, from the coding sequence ATGGCAGACGTGAAAAGAGCATTGGTTTCGGTATCCGATAAGACGGGTATTGTGGAATTTGCGCAGGATCTAAGCAAGTTGGGTGTTGAAATCCTGTCCACGGGAGGCACAGCCAAAGCACTCAAAGAGGCCGGTGTCTCGGTGATCGAGGTCTCCCAATACACCGAATCGCCTGAGGTCATGGACGGCCGCGTTAAAACCCTGCATCCACGTGTGCACGGTGCGATTCTTATGCGCGACACGGATGCCGATCGCAAAGAGCTTGCATCACTTGGCGGCAAGGCTATCGATTTAGTGGTGGTCAATCTCTATCCCTTCCAAAACACGGTACAGCGCGGCGCGGCGCACGCTGAAATTGTCGAGAATATTGATATCGGCGGACCTTCAATGCTTCGCAGCGCAGCCAAAAACTACGCAAGAGTTGTTGTCGTGGTCGATCCAGCAGACTACAGCAGTATTTCCGCGGAAATTAAGCAAAAAGGTCAGCTCTCCGATGAAAAGAGAGAGGCGCTTGCCGCCAAAGCTTTTGCTCACACCGCGGCCTACGATGGACATATCGCAAGTTATTTTGCGAGCAGGCAAAGCGATTCGGCTCAAGGTTTCCCGGAGCGGCTCGAGCTCAGCTTCCAGAAGGGTTACGATTTGCGCTACGGTGAAAACCCACATCAAAAAGCGGCATTCTATGCCGAGAGTTCCGCGCCTGCAGGCTCCCTTGCTCGTGCTAAATCCGTGGGCGCTGGTGGTAAAGAGCTTTCCTTTAATAACTTTGTCGATGTTGAAGCTGCGCTAGATGCGGTTCGTGAGTTCGAACGGCCGGCAGCGGTGGTGGTTAAGCATACCAATCCTTGTGGCGTGGCTGAGGCCGAAACCTTAGAGCAGGCGTACCGCGCTTCACGTGAAGCGGACGCTCTGAGCGCGTTTGGCGGCATCGTGGCGCTCAACCGTCGCGTGGATGCAAAAACCGCTGCTATGCTCACAGAGACCTTCTTAGAATGTGTCGTTGCACCTGACTTCGATGAGGCGGCTCTTGAGCTTTTGCATAAAAAAGCCAACTTGCGTTTGTTAGCCACCGGCAGCTGGCTCGGCTCGGATCATGAAGCCCTGCAATACAAACGCATCGGGGGCGGATTGGTGGTTCAGGAGCGCGACCGAAGCGGTATAGCCGAAGCGTTGCAAGGGAAGTGTGCAACGAAGCGTCAAGCCACGGACAGCGAAAAGCAAGCGCTTGATTTTGCATGGCGTGTTTGCAAACACGTCAAGTCCAACGCCATCGTGCTTGCCAAAGCCGAGCCGATCTTGCGCACCGTAGGCGTTGGAGCAGGGCAAATGTCGCGTGTTATCAGCGTTGAACTTGCAGCAGATAAAGCTGGCCATGAAGCCAAGGGCAGTGTGCTCGCCTCAGATGCCTTTTTCCCCTTCCCAGACGGTGTCGAAAAGGCTGCCGCAGCAGGCATATCCGCTATCGTTCAGCCCGGTGGCTCAAAGAAAGACAATGACGTGATCGCGGCTGCCGATGCAGCAGGCATCGCCATGCTTATGACGGGCGTCAGGCATTTTCGTCACTAA
- the purD gene encoding phosphoribosylamine--glycine ligase codes for MTSKAKVLVLGSGAREHALVWRLSQSSHVAEVICVPGNAGIAELARTVEMNIDDHASLVNFAKEEKVNLVVVGPEAPLVQGIADVFSAHHIAVVGPSRAAAQLEGSKVYSKEFMRRHGIPTAAFQSFDDPQAAIAYLDSRNEGPVVVKADGLAAGKGVYVASTLSAAKEAVQEIMLARRFEQAGDRIVIEEKLDGQEVSFHVLSDGKSFVPLAAAQDHKTLLDGDNGPNTGGMGAYSPPPIVDAALEEQILKQVIAPTLEGMRKEGAPFVGVLFVGLMIVEGQPQVLEYNVRFGDPETEVLMMRLKSDLYHLLRAVPEQGLSEQKLVWGAPAALSVVLASEGYPRVYTKGRTISGLQAAEDSPQIKVFHAGTGKNNAEFVTAAGRVLAVSASGESIDEAAKRAYDAIAKIDFEGKQFRRDIAYRARTHAVS; via the coding sequence ATGACAAGCAAAGCAAAAGTATTGGTATTGGGATCAGGTGCTCGTGAACACGCTTTGGTTTGGCGCTTGTCTCAATCATCTCATGTCGCTGAGGTCATCTGTGTGCCGGGTAACGCTGGTATTGCTGAGCTTGCGCGTACCGTCGAGATGAATATCGACGATCATGCGTCGCTAGTGAACTTTGCCAAAGAAGAGAAAGTCAACTTGGTCGTTGTGGGTCCTGAAGCGCCTTTGGTGCAAGGCATCGCCGATGTCTTTAGTGCGCATCACATCGCTGTGGTAGGCCCAAGTCGGGCAGCAGCGCAACTTGAGGGGTCTAAAGTTTATTCAAAGGAATTTATGAGACGTCATGGCATTCCAACGGCCGCCTTTCAGTCGTTTGATGATCCTCAAGCTGCTATAGCGTATTTGGATTCGCGCAATGAAGGCCCCGTCGTGGTCAAGGCCGATGGCTTGGCGGCTGGCAAAGGCGTGTATGTCGCCTCGACGCTCAGCGCTGCCAAAGAAGCCGTCCAAGAGATTATGCTGGCTCGACGTTTTGAGCAGGCTGGTGACCGAATCGTAATTGAAGAGAAGCTCGACGGGCAAGAAGTCAGTTTTCACGTTTTAAGCGATGGAAAGAGCTTTGTGCCGTTGGCAGCGGCTCAAGATCACAAGACTCTGCTCGATGGGGACAATGGGCCAAACACCGGGGGCATGGGAGCTTACTCGCCCCCCCCAATCGTGGACGCTGCGCTTGAAGAACAAATACTAAAGCAAGTCATTGCTCCAACCTTAGAAGGCATGCGCAAAGAGGGCGCCCCATTTGTGGGGGTGCTGTTTGTAGGTCTTATGATCGTGGAAGGCCAGCCTCAAGTGTTGGAATACAATGTGCGTTTTGGCGATCCGGAAACAGAAGTTCTTATGATGCGCCTAAAAAGCGATCTCTATCACCTGCTTCGAGCCGTGCCCGAGCAGGGCTTAAGTGAACAGAAGCTCGTCTGGGGAGCGCCGGCGGCATTATCCGTGGTTTTAGCTTCGGAGGGTTATCCGCGCGTCTACACCAAAGGTCGAACGATTTCGGGTCTTCAAGCCGCAGAGGATAGTCCGCAAATCAAGGTGTTTCATGCAGGCACGGGCAAAAACAACGCTGAATTTGTGACGGCCGCAGGACGCGTGCTTGCTGTGAGCGCTTCCGGCGAGTCGATTGACGAAGCTGCAAAGCGCGCTTACGACGCAATTGCTAAAATAGATTTTGAGGGAAAGCAGTTTCGGCGTGACATCGCTTACCGGGCTCGCACTCACGCTGTGAGTTGA